GACGATGGTAATCCCTATCTCTTGTTGAACACGTGCCGCTGCTTTGAAAAACATTCGCTCATAGCTTGTGATGTTTCCTCTGCTAGAGGCTAGCTTTATTACACCTGGTTTAATCTTCGTGTCAGCAATTCCATCTTCAATTTCTTTCCTAAACATGTCATAGATGTCATCCTCAGCAGTTCCTAACGATTGACGAAACTTAAAATAAGGCGGTGCACCTTCTCCTTCATAATAATATCCCGTAGCACAAATGATTTGAACCCCAGTTCTTTCGGAAATCTCCTTTAAAAAAAGTGGGTCTCTTCCACAATCATTTGGTGTGGGATCAACGACCGTATCAACACCATGCTCCTTTAACCCTTCTGCTATAGTGATACACTTTTTTAGGGCCTCTGCTCGGTCAAACCGTCCAAGCGTCACATCTCCTTGGAATCCTGGGTATCCAAAAATGAAATGCTCATGAATTAATGTTTTACCTAATTGAGAAACAGAAATTTCCCCCATTACTGTCTGCACAGTAGACATGCTATTCCTCCCCAGCACGTTTCTTGTATTCTTCATCTTGCAGTTGTCTCCATAAAATCTTACCACTGCTTGTCATGGGTAAGGATTTGACAAATTGAATTGATCGAGGAGTTTTGTAGGCTGCCATCTGACCTTTTGCCCACGAAATCACCTCTTCAGCACTTACTTGATCACCGTTATTTAAGATAATAAAAGCCTTCACAGCTTC
The sequence above is drawn from the Desertibacillus haloalkaliphilus genome and encodes:
- a CDS encoding phosphotriesterase family protein codes for the protein MSTVQTVMGEISVSQLGKTLIHEHFIFGYPGFQGDVTLGRFDRAEALKKCITIAEGLKEHGVDTVVDPTPNDCGRDPLFLKEISERTGVQIICATGYYYEGEGAPPYFKFRQSLGTAEDDIYDMFRKEIEDGIADTKIKPGVIKLASSRGNITSYERMFFKAAARVQQEIGITIVTHTQEGTMGPEQAELLVELGADPANIIIGHMCGNTDISYHLRTLETGVSIAFDRFGLQGFVGAPLDQERMATVLGLIGIGYEDKIMLAHDTVNVWLGRPPQLSPKAEQALANWKPTYIFETILPMLQKAGVSDEQLRTLFVENPRKAFA